The Aspergillus flavus chromosome 6, complete sequence nucleotide sequence ATCGAGCCTAGTATAGACCGACGTCGAATCCCCCACCTTGTCTGCCTTGAAAACACGGCGCTTGTCCACACCTCAGTGCCAATATACAAACCGCCtttcgttttttttttttttctttttcccttgttCTTCCCAGTTTCACACTCTCACTAAATAATCATTGATTACCTTTCGCCATCCACGAGCATTCCGACCTTTCAGCTACATTCGAGGATCAAATCCGATAATCGACCAGAGGCGCTCTCACAATCATTTGATTCCCTTTCTCTCAATTCATCCTTCAGTGATTGCGGCAGAGTAAATCTGCCGTCCAACCATGGCCGACCAATTCAAAGCTCGAACGCTAAAACGCAAAAATGTCAAAGGTCTCGCTCTGAACGCAGCACCCAAACCCCTCTCCAACCCGTCCGATGGCGACGCCCAAGTTCCCGGTGCGATTGGAAATACCGACAGCAACCGTACCGATACGCTGGAGATCGGACTGGAGTTCCGCCTTGATCTTCGCAGTGAGGATTTGATCACCCTGAAAGAACTAGGGGCGGGCAATGGCGGTACAGTCTCCAAGGTCATGCATGCTTCTACCAAAGTTGTCATGGCCCGAAAGGTGCGAATCGTTTTGTTAAGCGTTACGGGGACCTGCTGATCATATCGTAGATTATCCGTGTCGATGCCAAGGAGAACGTTCGAAAACAGATACTGCGGGAGCTTCAAGTTGGCCACGACTGCAATTCTCCGAATATCGTGACCTTCTATGGAGCATTTCAAAATGAAGCCAGGGATATTGTTCTGTGTATGGAATACATGGACTGTGGGTGAGTGCAAAAGAGTTTTCGCAAATACCTTTGCGAAGGTTAAGTATCTAATTGCTTTCCTCGTTAGCTCTCTTGATCGTATATCCAAAGACTTCGGTCCTGTCCGAGTGGATGTACTAGGCAAGATCACAGAGTCAGTACTGGCTGGTCTTGTGTACCTCTATGAAGCGCATCGCATCATGCATCGTGATATCAAACCATCCAACATCCTTGTCAATTCGCGGGGAAACATTAAACTTTGCGATTTCGGTGTCGCTACTGAGACAGTCAATTCGATCGCCGACACCTTTGTCGGCACTTCGACCTACATGGCACCCGAGCGCATTCAAGGCGGCGCGTATACTGTCCGTTCGGATGTTTGGAGCGTAGGCCTGACGGTCATGGAATTGGCTGTGGGTCGATTTCCCTTCGATGCCTCAGATTCTTCGGCAGGAGACCGAGCTAGTGCTGGCCCTATGGGTATCTTGGACCTTCTACAACAGATTGTCCATGAGCCCGCCCCGAAGCTTCCAAAAAGCGATGCTTTCCCCCCGATCCTACACGAGTTCGTCGCCAAATGCCTCCTTAAGAAATCCGAAGAGCGGCCAACGCCCCGAGAATTATATGTAATGCCCACTTTATACTGTGCGCTTTCATAGAAGTCAAATTCGCTGACTCCGAGAATAGGACAAGGACGCGTTCCTTCAGGCTGCTAAACGTACACCAGTTGATCTCCAAGAATGGGCGATTAGCATGATGGAGCGACATAACCGAAAGTCCTATCTAGCTCCCCCACCGCCTAAGTCTCTCAAggacgagaaagaagaatcaCCGCGTCGTAGCCCCGCTCCAAAGCCAGCACTTAGCAAATCGTCTCGCACACCACACTATACCCCAACATCTGGAGAGATCCCGGTGAATATGGTCAACGAAATGTCTTCCCATAGCCGGCATTATCACGTACCGCCGAACCCATCTCCTCGCCCAAGTCGGTCGACTAGATCTCCGCCCACGATTTCACTCGAACATCTTTCTCTGGAAaccaaggatgatgattatCGATCGGGACGCCGCCCCTCGCGTGCGCACTTAGGAGACCCGGTGTCGGCACTGGAGCCACCCTCGCGTCAGCACATCGCATCTCGCTCAGCGAGCTCACATAACATGAAATCGAGAATGCCACTTCAGACATCAGCTATGCCTGTTCGTgcagctcctcctcccagTGGGCCCTTACCACCGGCATCAGTGCCGGGAACACCATGGCAACGCTAAGTAAATAGAGTACATCACTATCGCACAACAGAAGCTGTGCACAGTTGCGTTCTCAACCGAGTTAGATCTTATCATAGTCTTCTCTGCAAGCAAGACCAGCCCATCGACTCGCATCTTCCATCGGAAAATTAACCTTTGTCAATCGACTGTCATTGAAAATAACCCaagccttttctttctctttgtctcCGTTGTCAACAATTCCATTGACATTTCAATGTTAAACCATTTAGATGACGAACTCCCAACTGATCGCTTGCTTGACCATATTACTTATGATTTTTGCATCAGCAAGGCGTATATTCGTTCATTGGCATTTTCTGAGTCtataacttttctttttttattctgttCATTAATTTCCCTCCTGAGCTGGTCGCATATGTTTTGATAGCaatgcccttttctttgtttatgTCGACGTACAATTACCTTTTTCAATTATTTCTGCCTGGATGTCGAGCTGGCACTCTTACATCTGTGTTGTTTGTCTCATCATGCGACTATTCAGCAAATATTCTGTCGAAGCAAGGAACAAACTACATGGATCTTGCATGTGTCACCTGTGTGTATGTACAGCTTTTGTCTTTTGTGGCGAGAACACACCATGGGCGCTGGGGCTCTTTAGCCTTGGGTTAGGACTTTGACGAAATACTTGTGCTTCCTTTCATTGGAAATACTGCAATCCAAGGAATGGGTTGAGCCTCATGGCTGGACAAGATCTTGCATAATCCTTGACCTGATGCCACATGTATACCTAATATAGTAGCCATAATCAAACCGTTTCCCTCAGGATAGAAACATATTGTTTCGCCTCATATTGAGCGGCAGGCAACGTAAAcaagatattataaaagaaaaagacaccACCCCAGATGATGCAGAAATGGAAAAACACCATCCAACcatgaagaagttgaagaaaacaaagaaaacctTGGAAACCACAGTGATAGAAACACATAACAGGCATGCAATACCGAATAGAAGCACAGTAATAGCCTcgcagcagaagcaaccGT carries:
- a CDS encoding mitogen-activated protein kinase (MAP kinase kinase Ste7), producing MADQFKARTLKRKNVKGLALNAAPKPLSNPSDGDAQVPGAIGNTDSNRTDTLEIGLEFRLDLRSEDLITLKELGAGNGGTVSKVMHASTKVVMARKIIRVDAKENVRKQILRELQVGHDCNSPNIVTFYGAFQNEARDIVLCMEYMDCGSLDRISKDFGPVRVDVLGKITESVLAGLVYLYEAHRIMHRDIKPSNILVNSRGNIKLCDFGVATETVNSIADTFVGTSTYMAPERIQGGAYTVRSDVWSVGLTVMELAVGRFPFDASDSSAGDRASAGPMGILDLLQQIVHEPAPKLPKSDAFPPILHEFVAKCLLKKSEERPTPRELYDKDAFLQAAKRTPVDLQEWAISMMERHNRKSYLAPPPPKSLKDEKEESPRRSPAPKPALSKSSRTPHYTPTSGEIPVNMVNEMSSHSRHYHVPPNPSPRPSRSTRSPPTISLEHLSLETKDDDYRSGRRPSRAHLGDPVSALEPPSRQHIASRSASSHNMKSRMPLQTSAMPVRAAPPPSGPLPPASVPGTPWQR